A region of Streptomyces sp. NBC_01788 DNA encodes the following proteins:
- a CDS encoding GNAT family N-acetyltransferase — translation MLIVSSCMADDPALRSLVDAMTAELIPVYELPPDVQPAPLASVARYLLARKDDQAVGCCAVQPIGAEIWELKRMFVSPAARGTGVADLLLAEAEQLASGLGGRLVRLETGVRQPAAMRLYERTGYRRIANYSPHDEDPLSVCYEKALPARSSRVAVGE, via the coding sequence ATGTTGATCGTTTCTTCCTGTATGGCCGATGACCCCGCTCTGCGCTCATTGGTCGATGCGATGACGGCGGAACTGATTCCCGTGTACGAGCTTCCTCCCGACGTCCAGCCCGCTCCGCTGGCTTCGGTGGCCCGGTATCTGCTGGCTCGAAAGGACGACCAGGCGGTGGGCTGTTGTGCGGTGCAGCCGATCGGTGCCGAGATATGGGAGCTCAAGCGGATGTTCGTCTCCCCGGCCGCCCGGGGAACGGGAGTGGCGGACCTGCTGCTGGCCGAGGCCGAGCAACTCGCCTCGGGGCTCGGCGGCCGGTTGGTGCGCTTGGAGACGGGAGTGCGGCAGCCCGCCGCGATGCGCCTGTACGAGCGGACCGGGTACCGCAGGATCGCCAACTATTCGCCGCACGACGAGGATCCGCTGTCGGTGTGCTACGAGAAGGCGCTGCCCGCTCGGTCGTCAAGGGTTGCCGTTGGCGAGTAG
- a CDS encoding ABC transporter permease produces the protein MTAHALTDSWTMTRRELARWGRQPVTVVVNLVFPVMLLLMFGYLVGGGRGVGGDYLDYLVPGMLALTMAFGLEGTMVAVTQDLNKGVVDRFRSMPMANGAVLVGRCAADMLQSAIGLAVLLAVAAALGWRGDGGPAGFLGAVGLLLLFRFAMLWIGIHLALVAGKPELVQAVQILVWPVGFLSNAFAVPGSMPGWLGAVVQWNPMSHTATAVRDLFGSPGGEPGHVSAAVAWPLALLAVFSPLAVRRFARLGR, from the coding sequence GTGACCGCCCACGCACTGACCGACTCCTGGACCATGACCCGCCGCGAACTCGCCCGCTGGGGGCGGCAGCCGGTGACGGTGGTGGTGAACCTGGTCTTCCCCGTGATGCTGCTGCTGATGTTCGGCTACCTGGTCGGCGGCGGCCGGGGGGTGGGCGGCGACTACCTCGACTACCTGGTCCCCGGCATGCTCGCCCTCACGATGGCCTTCGGCCTGGAGGGCACGATGGTCGCCGTCACCCAGGACCTGAACAAGGGCGTCGTCGACCGCTTCCGCTCGATGCCCATGGCCAACGGCGCGGTCCTGGTGGGTCGTTGCGCCGCCGACATGCTGCAGTCGGCGATCGGCCTGGCGGTGCTCCTGGCCGTCGCCGCCGCGCTCGGCTGGCGCGGCGACGGCGGCCCGGCCGGATTCCTGGGCGCCGTCGGACTGCTCCTGCTGTTCCGGTTCGCGATGCTGTGGATCGGCATCCACCTGGCGCTGGTGGCGGGGAAGCCCGAACTGGTGCAGGCGGTGCAGATCCTGGTCTGGCCGGTCGGTTTCCTGTCCAACGCCTTCGCCGTGCCCGGGTCCATGCCCGGCTGGCTCGGCGCGGTCGTCCAGTGGAACCCGATGTCCCACACGGCCACGGCCGTACGCGACCTGTTCGGCAGCCCCGGCGGCGAGCCGGGCCACGTGTCGGCGGCCGTCGCCTGGCCCTTGGCGCTGCTAGCGGTGTTCTCCCCGCTGGCGGTACGGAGATTCGCGCGGCTGGGCCGCTAG
- a CDS encoding ATP-binding cassette domain-containing protein has protein sequence MAEAAILVEEARKTYGGKNTKNGRAALDGLDLTVARGTVHGVLGPNGAGKTTLVRILSTLVRPDAGRIEVAGHDVVREAYAVRLRIGLLGQHAALDEELGGRQNLELFGRLHHLGGRRARARADELLARFGLTETGGKAVRQYSGGMRRRLDLAASLITEPEVLFLDEPTTGLDPRGRAEVWDSVRSLVDGGTTVLLTTQYLEEADQLADRVSVVDAGRVIADGTADELKAAVGGDRVDVVLRDAGQLGAAVALLPVPEDRITVDTDRRLLSAPVADRMAALAGIVRALEEAGIQAEDIALRRPTLDEVFLRLTGHDDRVKETA, from the coding sequence GTGGCCGAGGCGGCGATCCTCGTCGAGGAAGCACGCAAGACATACGGCGGGAAGAACACGAAGAACGGCAGGGCCGCGCTGGACGGACTCGACCTCACGGTCGCGCGCGGCACGGTGCACGGGGTGCTCGGCCCGAACGGCGCGGGCAAGACCACCCTGGTCCGGATCCTGTCCACGCTGGTGCGGCCCGACGCGGGCCGGATCGAGGTGGCGGGCCACGACGTGGTGCGCGAGGCGTACGCGGTACGCCTGCGCATCGGTCTGCTCGGCCAGCACGCGGCACTCGACGAGGAACTCGGCGGCCGGCAGAACCTGGAACTGTTCGGCCGCCTGCATCACCTGGGCGGGCGACGCGCACGCGCGCGTGCCGACGAACTCCTGGCGCGCTTCGGCCTGACCGAAACCGGCGGCAAGGCGGTACGGCAGTACAGCGGAGGCATGCGGCGCCGCCTGGACCTCGCCGCTTCCCTGATCACCGAACCGGAGGTGCTCTTCCTGGACGAACCCACCACCGGTCTCGACCCGCGCGGCCGCGCGGAGGTGTGGGACTCGGTCCGTTCCCTGGTCGACGGCGGTACCACCGTCCTGCTCACCACCCAGTACCTGGAGGAGGCCGACCAACTCGCCGACCGTGTCTCGGTCGTGGACGCCGGCCGGGTCATCGCCGACGGCACGGCGGACGAGCTCAAGGCGGCCGTCGGCGGCGACCGCGTCGACGTCGTCCTGCGCGACGCCGGGCAGTTGGGCGCGGCCGTCGCGCTGCTGCCCGTACCGGAGGACCGGATCACCGTGGACACCGACCGCCGGCTGCTGAGCGCCCCGGTCGCCGACCGCATGGCGGCCCTGGCCGGGATCGTCCGCGCTCTGGAGGAGGCCGGCATCCAGGCCGAGGACATCGCGCTCAGGCGTCCGACGCTCGACGAGGTGTTCCTGAGGCTCACCGGACACGACGACCGAGTGAAGGAGACCGCGTGA
- a CDS encoding glycosyltransferase, whose protein sequence is MESARRPILFVSLPECGLLNPLLVLAGELSRQGVEDLWFATDEPRREDVCGTVRRTPVRFASLGEVIPELSAVTWPDDVYREVTQPSRFRAHRAVIRQSYKPVLQAEKFRRLQEIVDEVRPTLMVVDCMSGFAVDLAVSRDIPFVLSVPFLPSNVLTSHHPLTKGHTPRDFPVPHSGLPRRMNLAQRVANQLFKLRTLAMFFNPAMGRVLQEDARIRKKLGLPPPNPMTRIDKAELVLCNSVAELDYPFDIPEKVRLVGAVLPPLPETTGDDPVRKWLDDQSSVVYMGFGTITRLTREQVGSLVEVARRLADEHQVLWKLPAEQQHLLPPAGELPHNLRIESWVPSQLDVLAHPAVKAFFTHGGGNGFHEGLYFGKPLVVRPLWVNCYDQAVRGLDSRVSLTLDHPETIAVDDVVDKLTRVLTEPSFHENAERIGALQRAAGGRTAAADLILGLPALV, encoded by the coding sequence ATGGAATCCGCCCGACGGCCGATCCTGTTCGTCAGTCTCCCCGAGTGCGGTCTGCTGAACCCGCTGCTGGTGCTGGCCGGTGAACTCTCCCGCCAGGGCGTGGAGGACCTGTGGTTCGCCACCGACGAGCCCCGCAGGGAGGACGTGTGCGGGACGGTGCGCCGCACGCCGGTCCGGTTCGCCTCCCTCGGCGAGGTGATTCCGGAGCTGTCGGCCGTGACCTGGCCCGACGACGTCTACCGTGAGGTCACGCAGCCCTCCCGTTTCCGGGCCCATCGCGCGGTCATCAGGCAGTCCTACAAGCCCGTCCTCCAGGCCGAGAAGTTCCGCCGGCTCCAGGAGATCGTCGACGAGGTCCGGCCGACGCTCATGGTCGTCGACTGCATGAGCGGGTTCGCCGTGGACCTGGCGGTGTCCAGGGACATCCCGTTCGTGCTGAGTGTGCCGTTCCTGCCCAGCAACGTGCTGACCTCACACCATCCCCTCACCAAGGGGCACACCCCGCGTGACTTCCCGGTCCCGCACTCGGGGCTGCCGCGCCGCATGAACCTGGCGCAGCGGGTGGCCAACCAGCTGTTCAAGCTCCGCACCCTGGCCATGTTCTTCAACCCGGCCATGGGAAGAGTGCTCCAGGAGGACGCCCGTATCCGCAAGAAGCTGGGGCTTCCGCCGCCGAACCCGATGACACGGATCGACAAGGCCGAGCTGGTGCTGTGCAACTCGGTCGCGGAGCTGGACTATCCGTTCGACATCCCGGAGAAGGTGCGCCTCGTCGGCGCGGTGCTGCCGCCCCTGCCGGAGACCACCGGAGACGATCCGGTACGCAAGTGGCTCGACGACCAGTCGTCCGTCGTCTACATGGGCTTCGGCACCATCACCCGGCTGACCCGGGAGCAGGTGGGCTCCCTCGTGGAGGTGGCTCGCCGGCTCGCGGACGAGCACCAGGTGCTGTGGAAGCTGCCCGCCGAACAGCAGCATCTGCTGCCGCCGGCCGGCGAACTGCCGCACAACCTGCGCATCGAGAGCTGGGTGCCCTCCCAGCTCGACGTCCTCGCGCACCCGGCCGTCAAGGCGTTCTTCACCCACGGCGGCGGCAACGGCTTCCACGAGGGCCTCTACTTCGGCAAGCCGCTGGTCGTACGCCCCCTGTGGGTCAACTGCTACGACCAGGCGGTACGCGGCCTGGACTCCAGGGTCTCCCTGACCCTCGACCACCCGGAGACCATCGCCGTCGACGACGTCGTGGACAAACTCACCCGGGTCCTGACCGAGCCGTCCTTCCACGAGAACGCGGAACGGATCGGCGCGCTGCAACGTGCCGCGGGCGGCCGCACGGCCGCCGCCGACCTGATCCTCGGTCTGCCGGCCCTGGTCTGA
- a CDS encoding chorismate-binding protein encodes MRTLLVDNDDSFTHNLFHLLAEVNDREPQIVRFDDPSWRPGLLRGFDNVVLCPGPGTPHDRLGNAVSAEICRQDRLPVLGVGLGHQTIALLHGGAVSRAPWPHHGRISPVRHTGAGLLRHLPNPLEVVRYHSFAVTGLSPALEPTAWATDDGVVMALRHRSLPLFGVQFHPESAGTDTGRQLLAAFGELTERHHASRRGPTLFASGPSLLTAGPRKAAAVNTGAGERSAAAAGTRRAPAVTAGAGRTPVRLPGAGRSRPPGRRLRVLAERLETRWEAETVFDHLFRSGDHPFWLDSSKTDGGPGRVSVLGNADGPLARVATANVVRGTVTVRAQGTAPEVVRSPFLRLLDEDLRSLTVEAPKLPFDFALGWVGCLGYELKAECGGTRAHRSPAADAVMVFADRAVVLDHGTDTTYLLALAEEGDEGPARSWLTFASARLAALPPTPVPPAPGARFPAPSRPVRPRLRLRHERERYLKLVAACQEELASGQAHALFLANMVEARTDLDPWQAYRVLRRLAPAPFGAFLGFGALSVLSSAPERFLRVDRQGWAESTVTNGSRPRGSTPEEDALLIADLATSEPERAAHLTLVDLARHDLGSRAEAGAVTVDPLFDVVTCPEGHRLVSTVRARLRQDTTAVAAFRSAFPGGSVTGAPRPGTMRALDRLESGPRGIHTGAIGYFSLSGAADFGLATRTAVFNGHRLRYGIGGAVTAPCDPDAVFEQTAREAGPLLSLLGARFPGHGTPEPSGVGPHGSRGAASRAFPGAATEYGR; translated from the coding sequence ATGCGCACTCTGCTCGTCGACAACGACGATTCCTTCACCCACAACCTGTTCCACCTCCTCGCAGAGGTGAACGACAGGGAGCCCCAGATCGTTCGATTCGACGATCCCTCCTGGCGCCCCGGACTGCTGAGGGGCTTCGACAACGTGGTGCTCTGCCCCGGCCCGGGCACCCCGCACGACCGCCTGGGCAACGCCGTCAGTGCCGAGATCTGCCGTCAGGACCGGCTGCCCGTCCTCGGCGTGGGTCTCGGCCACCAGACGATCGCGCTGCTGCACGGCGGCGCGGTGAGCCGGGCCCCCTGGCCGCACCACGGACGCATCTCACCCGTGCGGCACACCGGTGCCGGGCTCCTGCGGCATCTGCCCAACCCCCTGGAGGTCGTCCGCTACCACTCGTTCGCGGTCACCGGCCTCTCCCCCGCCCTGGAGCCCACCGCCTGGGCGACGGACGACGGTGTGGTCATGGCGCTGCGCCACCGGAGCCTGCCGCTGTTCGGAGTGCAGTTCCACCCGGAATCCGCCGGAACGGACACGGGTCGTCAACTGCTGGCCGCCTTCGGTGAACTGACCGAGCGGCACCACGCATCACGCCGCGGGCCCACCCTGTTCGCCTCCGGACCGTCCCTGCTCACCGCCGGGCCACGCAAGGCCGCGGCGGTCAACACCGGGGCGGGTGAGAGATCGGCGGCCGCCGCAGGTACGAGAAGGGCACCGGCGGTCACCGCAGGTGCCGGAAGGACGCCGGTACGGCTCCCGGGCGCCGGCCGGTCGCGGCCGCCGGGCCGCCGGCTGCGGGTGCTGGCAGAACGGCTGGAGACGCGCTGGGAGGCGGAGACGGTCTTCGACCACCTGTTCCGCTCCGGTGACCATCCCTTCTGGCTGGACAGCAGCAAAACGGACGGCGGACCTGGCCGGGTCTCCGTCCTCGGCAACGCGGACGGGCCGCTCGCCCGGGTGGCCACCGCGAACGTGGTCAGGGGCACCGTCACCGTGCGGGCGCAGGGTACGGCGCCGGAGGTGGTCCGCAGTCCGTTCCTGCGCCTGCTCGACGAGGATCTGCGGTCCCTGACGGTGGAGGCCCCGAAGCTGCCGTTCGACTTCGCGCTCGGCTGGGTCGGCTGCCTGGGCTACGAGTTGAAGGCCGAGTGCGGCGGAACACGGGCACACCGGTCACCGGCAGCGGACGCCGTCATGGTCTTCGCCGACCGTGCCGTCGTCCTCGACCACGGCACGGACACCACGTATCTGCTCGCCCTGGCCGAGGAAGGGGACGAGGGCCCCGCCCGGTCCTGGCTGACCTTCGCCTCGGCCCGGCTTGCAGCGCTGCCGCCGACGCCCGTTCCGCCCGCCCCGGGCGCCCGCTTCCCGGCACCTTCCCGGCCGGTTCGGCCGCGTCTGCGGCTGCGTCACGAGCGCGAGAGGTACCTCAAGCTCGTCGCGGCCTGCCAGGAGGAACTGGCCTCGGGGCAGGCCCATGCGCTCTTTCTCGCCAACATGGTCGAGGCCAGGACGGACCTCGACCCATGGCAGGCGTACCGCGTCCTGAGGCGGCTCGCCCCGGCGCCGTTCGGAGCGTTCCTCGGGTTCGGCGCGCTGTCCGTGCTCAGCTCCGCCCCGGAGCGTTTCCTGCGCGTCGACCGACAGGGGTGGGCGGAGTCCACGGTCACCAACGGCTCCCGTCCCCGCGGGAGCACGCCGGAGGAGGACGCTCTGCTGATCGCGGACCTCGCCACCAGTGAGCCGGAACGGGCCGCGCATCTGACCCTCGTCGACCTGGCACGGCACGATCTGGGTTCCCGCGCCGAGGCGGGCGCCGTCACCGTCGATCCGCTGTTCGACGTGGTGACGTGCCCCGAGGGTCACCGTCTGGTGAGCACGGTCAGGGCGCGGCTGCGCCAGGACACCACGGCCGTGGCGGCGTTCCGTTCGGCGTTCCCGGGCGGTTCCGTGACCGGCGCCCCCAGGCCGGGGACGATGCGGGCCCTGGACCGGCTGGAGAGCGGGCCGCGCGGCATCCACACCGGGGCGATCGGCTACTTCTCCCTTTCGGGAGCGGCCGACTTCGGCCTCGCCACCCGCACCGCGGTGTTCAACGGCCACCGGCTGCGCTACGGCATCGGAGGCGCCGTCACCGCGCCGTGCGACCCGGACGCCGTGTTCGAGCAGACCGCGCGCGAGGCCGGGCCACTGCTGTCCCTCCTGGGCGCCCGGTTCCCCGGCCATGGCACACCGGAGCCCTCCGGCGTCGGCCCGCACGGCTCGCGCGGCGCCGCTTCCAGGGCTTTTCCGGGTGCCGCGACCGAATACGGGCGCTGA
- a CDS encoding NAD(P)H-binding protein, producing MKVVIFGASGMVGQGVLRACLLDPAVTRVLVVVRSPLDISHPKLREVIHQDFTDLSAISEQLAGHDACFYCLGMSSSGRREAEYTRVTYDYALAAARAVSASSPGLTFTYVSGEGTDSSESGRTMWARVKGRTENALLAMPMDAYMFRPAYIRPRHGAVSRTPVYRVLYALTSWLYPLLNRLAPRHTTTTEHIGRAMLAVTRPGAVEERILYSPEINRLGGER from the coding sequence GTGAAAGTCGTCATCTTCGGCGCATCCGGCATGGTCGGACAGGGCGTACTGCGCGCCTGCCTCCTCGACCCCGCCGTCACTCGTGTGCTGGTGGTGGTCCGCAGCCCGTTGGACATCAGCCATCCCAAGCTGCGGGAAGTCATCCACCAGGACTTCACCGATCTGTCCGCCATCTCCGAGCAACTGGCGGGTCACGATGCCTGCTTCTACTGTCTTGGCATGTCCTCCTCCGGCCGCCGCGAGGCCGAGTACACCCGCGTCACCTACGACTACGCCCTCGCTGCCGCGCGTGCCGTGTCCGCGTCCAGCCCCGGACTGACCTTCACCTATGTCTCAGGAGAGGGCACCGACAGCAGCGAAAGCGGCCGGACCATGTGGGCCCGCGTCAAGGGCCGCACCGAGAACGCCCTGCTGGCGATGCCGATGGACGCGTACATGTTCCGCCCCGCCTATATCCGCCCCCGCCACGGAGCGGTCTCCAGGACCCCGGTGTACCGCGTCCTCTACGCCCTCACCTCCTGGCTCTACCCGCTGCTGAACCGCCTCGCTCCCCGTCACACCACGACCACCGAACACATCGGCCGCGCCATGCTCGCCGTCACCCGCCCCGGGGCGGTCGAGGAGCGGATCCTGTACAGCCCGGAGATCAACCGACTGGGCGGCGAGAGATGA
- a CDS encoding TetR family transcriptional regulator, with the protein MPRNSSATKARLLDAAFTEFAAYGIAGARVDRIAEAAGANKRLIYVYFGNKEQLFDAVLQRAMTEGAESVPFDVEDLPGYAGAIFDHLVARPDLMRLRLWKLLERPSVTGPEPDAFRRKVAGVADAQQRGVLAPGMQPDDLLTMVLAMAQAWFWAAEDGDPGQVGHSWSPERLALHRSAVVEAARRISQRTAEGS; encoded by the coding sequence ATGCCTCGGAACTCCAGCGCCACCAAGGCCAGGCTGCTCGACGCGGCGTTCACCGAATTCGCCGCCTACGGCATCGCCGGCGCCCGAGTGGACCGGATCGCCGAGGCGGCAGGTGCGAACAAGCGCCTGATCTACGTCTACTTCGGCAACAAGGAGCAGTTGTTCGACGCGGTGCTGCAACGGGCGATGACAGAGGGTGCCGAGTCGGTCCCGTTCGACGTCGAGGACCTGCCCGGATACGCCGGCGCGATCTTCGACCACCTCGTCGCCCGGCCGGACCTGATGCGCCTGCGACTGTGGAAGCTGCTGGAACGCCCCTCCGTCACCGGGCCCGAACCGGACGCCTTCCGGCGCAAGGTCGCGGGCGTGGCCGACGCACAGCAGCGCGGCGTTCTCGCCCCGGGGATGCAGCCGGACGATCTCCTGACCATGGTCCTCGCCATGGCCCAGGCGTGGTTCTGGGCCGCCGAGGACGGCGACCCCGGACAGGTCGGCCACTCCTGGTCGCCGGAGCGACTGGCCCTGCACCGCTCCGCAGTCGTCGAGGCAGCCCGCCGGATCAGTCAGAGGACCGCTGAGGGCTCGTAA
- a CDS encoding PadR family transcriptional regulator: MSAIRLLVLGAVRQHGRAHGYQVRNDLEYWGAHEWSNAKPGSVYHALKQMAKQGLLHAHEIAPSTAGGPPRTEYEITAAGDEEFFTLLREALVAYDQKMDVKSAAIGFVVDLPRHEATALLKERIRRIDEWRAAVTGHYVPEGGPEPLGHIGEIMNLWVHTADAEAEWTRGLIGRIEAGAYTFAGEGEPFVGVLTEGQENPYATGERHPGDER, encoded by the coding sequence ATGTCAGCGATCCGTCTTCTCGTGCTCGGGGCGGTCCGCCAGCACGGGCGGGCCCACGGCTACCAGGTGCGCAACGACCTGGAGTACTGGGGCGCGCACGAGTGGTCCAATGCCAAGCCCGGCTCGGTCTATCACGCCCTGAAGCAGATGGCGAAGCAAGGACTGCTGCACGCGCACGAGATCGCTCCCTCGACGGCCGGCGGCCCCCCGCGCACCGAGTACGAGATCACCGCGGCGGGCGACGAGGAGTTCTTCACGCTGCTGCGGGAGGCCCTCGTCGCCTACGACCAGAAGATGGACGTGAAGTCGGCGGCCATCGGCTTCGTCGTCGATCTGCCGCGGCACGAGGCGACGGCGCTGCTCAAGGAGCGGATCCGGCGCATCGACGAGTGGCGGGCCGCGGTCACCGGGCACTACGTGCCCGAGGGCGGGCCCGAACCGCTGGGCCACATCGGCGAGATCATGAACCTGTGGGTGCACACGGCCGACGCCGAGGCCGAGTGGACCAGGGGGCTGATCGGGCGGATCGAGGCCGGTGCCTACACCTTCGCCGGGGAGGGTGAGCCGTTCGTCGGTGTCCTGACCGAGGGTCAGGAGAACCCGTACGCGACGGGGGAGCGGCACCCGGGGGACGAGCGCTGA